A genomic segment from Amyelois transitella isolate CPQ chromosome 15, ilAmyTran1.1, whole genome shotgun sequence encodes:
- the LOC106136492 gene encoding 2-hydroxyacylsphingosine 1-beta-galactosyltransferase, whose protein sequence is MTGSRWPILTLSILLAASACGSDILMITMGGTKSHKMPFWELSRGLIRRGHNITFISAFPPDFHIAGLEEIAPEGLVSYVRSYMSLDLVGARMRGEEPLPVMDILRYGYEACDAFLSDSEMRSFLRSGRTFDLVILDGSYPECALGVVHRLKVPFMYINTVGFYAMPFSGSGSPTPYSVTPFFGKAYTDNMGILDRALNAGWHIGAKLLHGISIGILHGVLKRHLGPTTPHSYDLAKNVSFILQNGHFSVSYPRPYLPNVAEVACIHCKESKRLNPELEEWISGAGEAGFVYVSMGSSVKTTSMPLAAHRMMVAALGRLPYRVLWKQDAEQNMTDIPSNVRLYKWLPQQDLLGHPKIKAFVTHGGLLSMYETVYHGVPIVTIPVFCDHDSNAAKAELDGYAKKLDLQHLTADKLYRAIKEVINEPKYKKEVKYRQVLLRDQKETPLERAIYWTEYVIRHKGAYHLQSPAKDLNFFQYYMIDVALLVALSLATIVALISYTIRFGFKKLITHLQNRQVNKLLDKSNRLLKQSNLLIKQATVAKKKL, encoded by the exons AGGTCACAACATCACGTTCATCAGCGCTTTCCCCCCGGACTTCCACATCGCGGGGCTGGAGGAGATCGCGCCCGAGGGTCTGGTCTCCTACGTGAGGAGCTACATGAGCTTAGACCTGGTCGGCGCCAGGATGAGGGGAGAGGAACCGCTGCCCGTGATGGATATCCTTAGATATGGATATGAG GCATGCGACGCTTTCCTAAGCGATTCCGAAATGCGTTCCTTCCTCCGCTCCGGGCGGACCTTCGACCTGGTGATCCTGGACGGAAGCTACCCGGAGTGCGCCCTGGGCGTGGTGCACCGTCTCAAGGTGCCCTTCATGTACATCAACACAGTGGGCTTCTACGCCATGCCCTTCAGCGGCTCCGGGAGCCCTACGCCTTATTCTGTCACACCGTTCTTTGGGAAGGCTTATACag ATAACATGGGCATACTCGACCGAGCTCTCAACGCTGGCTGGCACATCGGAGCCAAACTCCTGCACGGCATCAGCATCGGCATCCTCCACGGTGTCCTGAAGAGGCACCTCGGCCCCACCACCCCCCACTCCTACGACCTGGCCAAGAACGTCAGCTTCATCCTTCAGAACGGCCACTTTTCCGTGTCATACCCGAGACCTTACCTGCCCAATGTGGCGGAAGTCGCGTGCATACATTGCAAAGAGTCCAAGAGACTGAACCCT GAACTAGAAGAATGGATATCCGGCGCTGGCGAGGCCGGCTTCGTGTACGTCTCTATGGGCTCCTCTGTGAAGACCACGAGCATGCCGCTGGCCGCCCATCGCATGATGGTCGCGGCTTTAGGGCGCTTACCATACAGGGTGCTGTGGAAACAGGACGCCGAGCAGAACATGACGGACATACCTTCGAATGTGAGGCTTTATAAGTGGCTGCCTCAACAGGATTTGCTTg GTCATCCCAAGATCAAAGCATTTGTGACACATGGAGGTCTCCTCAGCATGTATGAGACGGTATACCATGGTGTCCCCATCGTGACCATCCCAGTCTTCTGCGACCACGACTCCAATGCCGCCAAAGCCGAACTAGACGGCTACGCTAAAAAACTTGACCTACAACACCTAACTGCTGACAAACTCTACCGAGCCATAAAAGAGGTTATAAATGagcctaaatataaaaaagaagtgAAATACAGACAGGTTTTGTTAAGAGATCAGAAGGAAACGCCGCTAGAGAGGGCGATTTATTGGACGGAGTATGTCATACGACACAAAGGAGCGTATCATTTGCAATCCCCCGCAAAAGACTTGAACTTCTTCCAATACTACATGATCGATGTAGCGTTATTAGTTGCGCTATCCTTAGCCACGATAGTCGCTCTTATTTCGTACACTATAAGATTCGGTTTCAAGAAGTTGATAACACATCTGCAGAACAGACAAGTGAATAAGTTGCTAGACAAATCGAACCGGTTGTTGAAGCAGtcgaatttattaataaaacaagcgACAGTTGCGAAGAAGAAACTGTAA